The Salinispora tropica CNB-440 genome has a window encoding:
- a CDS encoding aldo/keto reductase, with translation MARPAGHQPVKASGTYRIGGDLLVDRLGYGSMRLAGPGVWDMPKDPAEAIRLLRRAVDLGVTFIDTADSYGPFVCELLIKEALHPYAEDLVIASKAGVVRGGPDDWKLLGLPKYLRQQCELSLRHLGLDCIPLHQLQRIDPTVPLDDQLGELVQLQQEGKIRHIGLSEVTVEQIEAAQKITPIATVQNLYNLTTRGAEPVLEYCERNDLGFVPWHPIATGDLARPGGPLEAASTEYGATPAQLALAWLLRRSPVMLPIPGTSSVAHLEENVASAEVQLTDDKFEALTQAS, from the coding sequence ATGGCACGTCCCGCCGGCCACCAGCCGGTCAAGGCATCCGGCACGTACCGGATCGGTGGTGATCTCCTGGTAGACCGCCTCGGGTATGGATCCATGCGGCTCGCCGGACCGGGCGTGTGGGACATGCCGAAGGACCCCGCGGAGGCGATCCGGCTGCTCCGACGGGCTGTCGACCTAGGGGTGACGTTCATCGACACCGCCGACTCGTACGGGCCGTTCGTCTGCGAGCTGCTGATCAAAGAGGCGCTGCACCCGTACGCCGAGGATCTGGTGATCGCGAGCAAGGCTGGGGTGGTCCGGGGCGGGCCGGACGACTGGAAGTTGCTTGGCCTTCCGAAGTACCTACGCCAACAGTGTGAGTTGAGCCTTCGCCACCTCGGCCTGGACTGCATTCCGCTGCACCAGTTGCAGCGAATTGACCCGACGGTGCCGCTCGACGACCAGCTCGGCGAGTTGGTCCAGCTCCAGCAGGAAGGCAAGATCCGACACATCGGCCTCTCCGAGGTGACCGTCGAGCAGATCGAGGCAGCTCAGAAGATCACCCCGATCGCCACCGTGCAGAACCTCTACAACCTGACCACCCGTGGCGCCGAGCCCGTTCTGGAGTACTGCGAACGCAACGACCTCGGGTTCGTTCCCTGGCATCCGATTGCTACCGGTGACCTTGCCCGCCCCGGCGGGCCGCTGGAGGCGGCCAGCACCGAGTACGGCGCGACGCCGGCGCAGCTCGCCCTCGCCTGGCTGCTGCGACGCTCGCCGGTCATGCTGCCCATTCCCGGCACGTCCTCCGTGGCGCACCTGGAGGAGAACGTCGCCAGCGCCGAGGTGCAGCTCACCGACGACAAGTTCGAGGCGCTCACCCAGGCCAGCTGA
- a CDS encoding helix-turn-helix domain-containing protein, translating into MDGDLNQALDAVGPRLRALRHKRATTLTDLSAQTGISVSTLSRLESGTRRPTLELLLPLARAHGVTLDELVGAPPTGDPRIHLRPVIRHDMTVLPLTRGAGGIQAFKLIIPTSKREPDPQTHDGYEWLYVLSGRLRLILGEHDLVLTPGEAAEFDTRVPHWFGVAEDQPVEILSLFGQQGERAHLRARPKARPPSD; encoded by the coding sequence ATGGACGGTGACCTGAACCAGGCTCTCGACGCGGTCGGCCCCCGGCTGCGGGCACTGCGACACAAGCGCGCAACCACTCTGACCGACCTCTCGGCCCAGACCGGCATCTCGGTGAGCACCCTGTCCCGGCTCGAATCAGGCACTCGCCGGCCGACCCTCGAGCTGCTCCTTCCCCTCGCCCGCGCCCACGGCGTCACCCTCGACGAACTCGTCGGGGCGCCACCCACCGGCGACCCCCGCATCCACCTGCGCCCAGTCATCCGCCACGACATGACCGTGCTGCCGTTGACCCGAGGAGCCGGCGGCATCCAGGCATTCAAGCTGATCATCCCGACCAGCAAGCGGGAGCCAGACCCACAGACCCACGACGGGTACGAGTGGCTCTACGTGTTGAGCGGGCGGTTACGGCTCATCCTCGGCGAGCACGATCTCGTGCTGACGCCCGGCGAGGCGGCCGAGTTCGACACCCGGGTGCCGCACTGGTTCGGCGTCGCCGAGGACCAGCCGGTCGAGATCCTCAGCCTCTTCGGCCAGCAGGGAGAGCGTGCCCACCTCCGCGCGCGGCCCAAGGCCCGGCCACCATCGGATTGA
- a CDS encoding right-handed parallel beta-helix repeat-containing protein encodes MSLAHAPGALTRAALPGGDDGGASGKGGPEQHRTGDRGSDKSTTGNPGWKRDDHGEGKDAGTPVPCDPNALIAAITAANQAGGGTLRLTEKCVYTLTVNQDDNGLPPVFQPITIYGQGATIIRAAAADNFRIFNVTTGGDLTLKDLTVAGGQVTEADGGGILAGEGTRLTLERVTVRDNIATGEASEGGGIYSDRSKVTITKSTITRNTVDGDGGGIYSDNAALSIRKSKVTHNTAGDEGGGLVNDDGNVTIDHVVVSDNIAADGGGVHSDGDLTEIVHSTITHNTASGLGGGIYDDGNEALLLQHVTVAENTATSGGGLYLLEDLGATIEDSKIVHNTATTGDGGGIAIVGDETGGDPVVALRRTTISGNQAAGAAGGIFFNPSDPTTVLTLTDVRVTDNLAQNEPGGVYNNGVIDVFGKVIIINNRPTNCTGSPNPVPTCFG; translated from the coding sequence ATGAGCCTCGCCCACGCGCCAGGGGCACTCACCCGAGCCGCCCTGCCTGGGGGTGACGACGGCGGAGCCTCCGGCAAGGGCGGCCCGGAGCAGCACCGAACCGGCGACCGGGGAAGTGACAAGAGCACTACCGGTAACCCGGGCTGGAAGCGTGATGATCATGGCGAGGGGAAGGACGCGGGCACCCCGGTGCCCTGCGACCCCAACGCGCTGATCGCCGCCATCACCGCGGCGAACCAGGCCGGCGGCGGCACCCTGCGCCTGACCGAGAAGTGCGTCTACACCCTGACGGTCAACCAGGACGACAACGGACTACCCCCGGTCTTCCAGCCGATCACGATCTACGGCCAGGGCGCCACCATCATCCGGGCCGCCGCCGCCGACAACTTCCGCATCTTCAACGTCACCACCGGCGGCGACCTCACCCTCAAAGACCTCACCGTCGCCGGCGGACAGGTCACGGAAGCCGACGGCGGCGGCATCCTCGCCGGCGAAGGCACCCGACTGACCCTTGAACGGGTCACCGTCCGCGACAACATCGCCACCGGCGAGGCTAGCGAGGGCGGCGGCATCTACAGCGACCGGAGCAAGGTCACGATCACCAAGAGCACCATCACCCGCAACACTGTTGACGGCGACGGCGGCGGCATCTACAGCGACAATGCTGCCCTTTCGATCAGGAAGTCGAAGGTGACCCACAACACCGCCGGCGACGAGGGCGGCGGGTTGGTCAATGACGACGGCAACGTGACCATCGACCACGTCGTGGTCAGCGACAACATCGCCGCCGACGGCGGCGGCGTGCACAGCGACGGTGACCTTACCGAGATCGTCCACAGCACCATCACCCACAACACCGCCAGCGGACTCGGCGGCGGCATCTACGACGACGGCAACGAAGCCCTCCTGCTCCAGCACGTCACCGTCGCGGAGAACACCGCCACCTCCGGCGGCGGGCTCTACCTCCTCGAGGACCTCGGCGCGACCATCGAGGACAGCAAGATCGTGCACAACACCGCCACCACCGGTGACGGCGGCGGCATCGCCATCGTCGGCGACGAGACTGGGGGCGACCCCGTGGTGGCCCTACGCCGCACCACCATTTCCGGCAACCAGGCCGCGGGAGCCGCCGGCGGTATCTTCTTCAACCCCTCCGACCCCACCACCGTCCTCACCCTCACCGACGTCCGGGTCACCGACAACCTCGCCCAAAACGAACCCGGCGGCGTCTACAACAACGGCGTGATCGACGTCTTCGGCAAGGTCATCATCATCAACAACCGACCCACCAACTGCACCGGCAGCCCCAACCCCGTACCCACCTGCTTCGGCTGA
- a CDS encoding site-2 protease family protein, giving the protein MRASFRLGRIVGVPVGVNWSVLVIFLLIAWLLSANQFPRTYPDQPGIAYLLAGLAAAVVFFLGLLAHEVSHAVIAKRNGLEVGGITLWLFGGVAELKGEAPNPGAELRIAGIGPLVSLLIGVFFGAIAAGLAMTGYDGLWLGALAWLAGINVLLAVFNVLPAAPLDGGRLLRAAVWKATGDRTKASVVAARAGWVLGALLIGLGFWQFFAGGGFGGLWLILIGWFLIGAATMEERQARMGSALSGIRIAEVMTPQPQTAAGDMTVADFIEHYLFAYRYSALPLVADDRPVGLVTLDRIRRVPADRRSATTLAEVACRTDELVLASPDESLNELLPRLTDCADGRALVVDDGQLVGIVSPSDISRAAQRGSMREQLAGQPGS; this is encoded by the coding sequence ATGAGGGCAAGCTTCCGGCTCGGCCGGATCGTGGGCGTACCAGTCGGGGTCAACTGGAGTGTCCTGGTCATCTTCCTGTTGATCGCCTGGTTACTCTCCGCCAACCAGTTCCCCCGCACCTACCCGGACCAGCCGGGAATCGCGTACCTTCTCGCCGGCCTCGCCGCCGCCGTGGTCTTCTTCCTCGGCCTGCTCGCCCACGAGGTCTCGCATGCGGTCATCGCCAAGCGCAACGGACTCGAGGTTGGCGGCATCACGCTGTGGCTCTTCGGCGGTGTCGCCGAGCTGAAGGGTGAGGCGCCGAACCCGGGCGCGGAGCTGCGCATCGCCGGGATCGGGCCGCTGGTGAGTCTGCTGATCGGCGTCTTCTTCGGCGCTATCGCGGCGGGCCTGGCGATGACCGGGTACGACGGGCTGTGGCTCGGCGCGCTGGCCTGGCTCGCCGGCATCAACGTGCTGCTGGCCGTCTTCAACGTGCTGCCCGCCGCCCCGCTGGACGGCGGACGGCTGCTGCGCGCGGCGGTCTGGAAGGCCACCGGGGACCGGACCAAGGCGTCGGTGGTGGCTGCCCGGGCCGGCTGGGTCCTCGGGGCGCTCCTGATCGGCCTGGGGTTCTGGCAGTTCTTCGCAGGAGGCGGGTTCGGCGGCCTGTGGCTGATCCTGATCGGTTGGTTCCTGATCGGTGCCGCCACGATGGAGGAGCGGCAGGCCCGGATGGGCAGCGCCCTGAGCGGCATCCGGATCGCCGAGGTGATGACACCACAGCCGCAGACCGCCGCCGGCGACATGACCGTGGCCGACTTCATCGAGCACTACCTCTTCGCGTACCGGTATTCAGCGCTGCCGCTGGTGGCGGACGACCGGCCGGTCGGGCTGGTCACCCTCGACCGGATCCGCCGGGTACCGGCAGACCGCCGATCCGCCACCACCCTGGCCGAGGTCGCCTGCCGCACCGACGAACTGGTGCTCGCCTCCCCGGATGAGTCACTCAACGAGCTCCTTCCCCGGCTCACCGACTGCGCCGACGGGCGGGCGCTCGTGGTGGATGACGGCCAGCTGGTCGGGATCGTGTCGCCCAGTGACATCAGCCGGGCGGCGCAGCGCGGCAGCATGCGTGAGCAGTTGGCCGGGCAGCCAGGTTCCTGA
- a CDS encoding NAD(P)/FAD-dependent oxidoreductase, protein MTNQLKESYDVVVAGGGAAGLNGAVMLARSRRSVVVLDSGNPRNAPAEGVHGLLGREDMPPSELLERGRAEVRGYGGHIVPAEIATSARDRDGFVVTLTDGRSVRARRLLVTTGLVDLLPGLPGLRERWGRDVLHCPYCHGWEVRDQAIGVLATNPMSVHQALLFRQLSADIIYFTHMSAGPDEEQAEQLEARGVRVVTGAVAGLETADDRLVGVRLVDGTVVPRTALGVGPRMVARAGFLAGLGLRAVEHASGLGEHIPADPTGRTEVEGVWAAGNVTDLAAQVGAAAAGGAVAGAAINADLIAEETRRAVAALRHPFSGKSEARVAEVVAGEGRHGL, encoded by the coding sequence ATGACCAATCAGCTGAAGGAGAGCTACGACGTCGTGGTGGCCGGTGGTGGTGCCGCAGGTCTGAACGGGGCGGTGATGCTCGCCCGATCGCGTCGATCGGTGGTGGTTCTCGACTCGGGTAACCCGCGTAACGCCCCCGCCGAGGGGGTGCACGGGCTGTTGGGCCGCGAGGACATGCCGCCGTCCGAGCTACTCGAGCGCGGCCGGGCCGAGGTGCGCGGCTACGGTGGCCACATCGTGCCCGCGGAGATCGCGACCTCTGCCCGGGACCGTGATGGATTTGTCGTGACCTTGACCGACGGCCGGTCGGTACGGGCCCGTCGCCTGCTGGTCACCACGGGACTGGTCGACCTGCTACCGGGCCTCCCCGGGCTGCGCGAACGCTGGGGCCGAGACGTCCTCCACTGCCCGTACTGCCATGGCTGGGAGGTTCGGGACCAGGCCATCGGCGTGCTCGCCACCAACCCGATGTCCGTGCACCAGGCGCTGCTCTTCCGCCAGCTCAGCGCCGACATCATCTACTTCACGCACATGTCCGCCGGACCCGACGAGGAGCAGGCGGAGCAACTCGAAGCCCGGGGCGTACGGGTGGTCACCGGTGCGGTGGCGGGCCTGGAGACCGCCGACGACCGGCTCGTCGGGGTGCGGCTCGTCGACGGCACAGTCGTACCCCGGACCGCCCTGGGGGTTGGGCCGCGGATGGTGGCGCGTGCCGGGTTCCTGGCCGGGCTCGGGCTGCGGGCGGTCGAACACGCGAGTGGGCTCGGTGAGCACATCCCCGCCGATCCCACCGGGCGCACCGAGGTGGAGGGGGTCTGGGCGGCGGGCAACGTCACCGACCTGGCGGCCCAGGTGGGCGCCGCCGCGGCCGGCGGGGCTGTTGCCGGAGCTGCCATCAACGCTGATCTGATCGCCGAGGAGACCCGCCGGGCGGTCGCCGCCCTGCGGCACCCGTTCTCGGGCAAGTCGGAGGCGCGGGTCGCCGAGGTGGTGGCGGGCGAGGGTCGGCACGGACTGTGA